A single region of the Acanthopagrus latus isolate v.2019 chromosome 11, fAcaLat1.1, whole genome shotgun sequence genome encodes:
- the yjefn3 gene encoding yjeF N-terminal domain-containing protein 3 isoform X2 has protein sequence MDLVTDERNASAHLISKGEAAAIETELLRDYRFGQQQLIEIWGQACATAITKAYPLNTLSKKQPTVLVICGPDQNGSIGLVCARYLRMFEYEPTIYHPKRSSQSLHQDFTVQCEKMDIPFLSYLPTEVQLINDAYNLVIDAMLGPEADQANIKEPYSGILVTLKQIKTPIVSVDVPSGWDVEEPSQDGISPDVLISLTAPKKCAMRFSGKHFLAGRFLPYDIQKKYELNLPDYPGTDCLIEL, from the exons ATGGATTTAGTCACTGATGAAAGAAATGCATCTGCACATTTAATAAG tAAAGGGGAGGCAGCAGCCATCGAGACAGAGCTACTGAGGGACTACCGGTTTGGGCAACAGCAGCTGATAGAGATCTGGGGACAAGCATGCGCCACCGCCATTACTAAG GCCTACCCTCTCAACACTCTATCAAAGAAGCAGCCAACAGTGCTGGTCATCTGCGGTCCAGATCAAAATGGCTCCATCGGCCTGGTGTGTGCCCGATACCTACGCATGTTT gAATATGAGCCCACCATCTACCACCCGAAACGCTCCTCTCAAAGTCTACACCAGGACTTCACAGTTCAGTGTGAGAAGATGGACATCCCTTTCCTCTCCTATCTCCCCACAGAG GTCCAACTCATAAACGATGCCTACAACCTTGTGATTGACGCCATGTTGGGCCCAGAGGCGGACCAAGCCAACATTAAGGAGCCCTACTCTGGTATTCTAGTCACCCTGAAGCAAATCAAGACCCCCATTGTCAGTGTGGACGTACCCTCAG GTTGGGACGTAGAAGAACCAAGTCAGGACGGGATCAGCCCCGATGTTCTCATCTCACTTACAGCACCGAAGAAGTGCGCCATGAGGTTCTCAGGGAAGCATTTCTTGGCCGGACGCTTCCTGCCCTATGACATCCAGAAAAAATACGAGCTTAACCTCCCAGACTATCCTGGCACAGACTGTCTCATAGAATTGTAA
- the yjefn3 gene encoding yjeF N-terminal domain-containing protein 3 isoform X1 gives MDKMNHSSAEAEAETIEPLRYLSKGEAAAIETELLRDYRFGQQQLIEIWGQACATAITKAYPLNTLSKKQPTVLVICGPDQNGSIGLVCARYLRMFEYEPTIYHPKRSSQSLHQDFTVQCEKMDIPFLSYLPTEVQLINDAYNLVIDAMLGPEADQANIKEPYSGILVTLKQIKTPIVSVDVPSGWDVEEPSQDGISPDVLISLTAPKKCAMRFSGKHFLAGRFLPYDIQKKYELNLPDYPGTDCLIEL, from the exons tAAAGGGGAGGCAGCAGCCATCGAGACAGAGCTACTGAGGGACTACCGGTTTGGGCAACAGCAGCTGATAGAGATCTGGGGACAAGCATGCGCCACCGCCATTACTAAG GCCTACCCTCTCAACACTCTATCAAAGAAGCAGCCAACAGTGCTGGTCATCTGCGGTCCAGATCAAAATGGCTCCATCGGCCTGGTGTGTGCCCGATACCTACGCATGTTT gAATATGAGCCCACCATCTACCACCCGAAACGCTCCTCTCAAAGTCTACACCAGGACTTCACAGTTCAGTGTGAGAAGATGGACATCCCTTTCCTCTCCTATCTCCCCACAGAG GTCCAACTCATAAACGATGCCTACAACCTTGTGATTGACGCCATGTTGGGCCCAGAGGCGGACCAAGCCAACATTAAGGAGCCCTACTCTGGTATTCTAGTCACCCTGAAGCAAATCAAGACCCCCATTGTCAGTGTGGACGTACCCTCAG GTTGGGACGTAGAAGAACCAAGTCAGGACGGGATCAGCCCCGATGTTCTCATCTCACTTACAGCACCGAAGAAGTGCGCCATGAGGTTCTCAGGGAAGCATTTCTTGGCCGGACGCTTCCTGCCCTATGACATCCAGAAAAAATACGAGCTTAACCTCCCAGACTATCCTGGCACAGACTGTCTCATAGAATTGTAA